One Setaria viridis chromosome 5, Setaria_viridis_v4.0, whole genome shotgun sequence genomic region harbors:
- the LOC117855175 gene encoding uncharacterized protein: MPQQVPRFHLQFGLSSPSPLPPPGPPRLPQPAAAATAATAMVRSPSAASKPPCAAFQSHPTDLELVNSYLRPWVETGLKAGPFIHEADVYAADPADLTRRFAPAVAQDGERAWYFFTPLRHKSVRGKRKARTVASGGGCWHNEAKSKPVFTGINGKRQIGHRQSFSFVKKDGGSRLRTGWLMMELRLLKDGAAGKEAQAEGALGNLVLCKVYRSPRNPEPSDPAPDPALKEEATAADDDDESSGATAEDDDDSSDAPEATAAASGPTKKSDEEESSEATVAAPSRHSKADDEISGAGAAAAAPGRKEKAAGDEDSAETSAAAPPARKRKAPDDESSGAAAAPAPAPKRSSGSPGAPAPPSTELQCPHCGTHLVVTLKRPETKSETEIAKDEPAPGASDAPPTRGDARGSSEKNLQFHHFL, encoded by the coding sequence ATGCCACAACAGGTTCCCCGATTCCATCTCCAATTCGgactctcctccccctccccccttccACCTCCTGGGCCTCCCCGTCTcccccagcccgccgccgccgccaccgccgccaccgccatggtcCGCTCCCCGTCGGCGGCCAGCAAGCCGCCGTGCGCGGCCTTCCAATCCCACCCCACCGATCTGGAGCTCGTCAACTCGTACCTCCGCCCCTGGGTCGAGACCGGCCTCAAGGCCGGCCCGTTCATCCACGAGGCCGACGTCtacgccgccgaccccgccgacctcaCCCGGCGGTTCGCGCCAGCGGTGGCGCAGGACGGCGAGCGCGCCTGGTACTTCTTCACGCCGCTCCGCCACAAGAGCGTGCGCGGGAAGCGGAAGGCGCGCACCGTGGCCAGCGGGGGCGGGTGCTGGCACAACGAGGCCAAATCCAAGCCCGTCTTCACGGGCATCAACGGGAAGCGCCAGATTGGGCACCGCCAGAGCTTCTCCTTCGTCAAGAAGGACGGCGGCTCGCGGCTCCGAACGGGGTGGCTCATgatggagctccgcctcctcaaggacGGCGCCGCCGGAAAGGAAGCGCAGGCGGAGGGCGCCCTGGGGAATCTCGTCCTGTGCAAGGTGTACCGCAGCCCGCGCAACCCCGAGCCCAGCGACCCCGCCCCCGACCCCGCCCTCAAGGAggaggccaccgccgccgacgacgacgacgaatcGAGCGGCGCAACGgcagaagacgacgacgacagctCCGACGCGCCGGaagccacggcggcggcgtctggaCCCACGAAGAAATCCGACGAGGAGGAATCCAGCGAGgccacggtggcggcgccgagTCGCCATAGCAAGGCGGACGACGAGATCTCCGGCGCGGGCGCTGCCGCGGCGGCACCCGGGCgcaaggagaaggcggcgggcgacgaggaCTCCGCCgagacgtcggcggcggcgccgcccgcgcgcaaGAGGAAGGCCCCGGACGACGAGagctccggcgcggcggcggcgcccgcgcccgcgcccaagAGAAGCAGCGGCTCCCCCGGCGCTCCGGCTCCTCCGTCGACCGAGTTGCAGTGCCCTCACTGCGGCACCCACCTGGTTGTCACACTGAAGAGGCCGGAGACCAAATCGGAGACGGAGATCGCGAAGGACGAGCCGGCCCCCGGCGCGTCCGACGCGCCCCCGACGCGAGGCGATGCGCGTGGCTCATCAGAAAAGAATCTCCAGTTCCATCACT